GTTACCAGTTAAAACCGGATCCCGAGAAAAGATCCGGTTCTTCAATAACTGATTCTTCTTCAGGTTTTTCAGGAGTCAGATCCTCAGGTCTTCCAGCCAGCAGAAATCCCGTTCCAGGAGAGATCCATTCCTCAAGAGAGTGCTCATTTATATATGCACTCAGTTCAGATTGTCTCACAATCTCCATTTGAATTTCTATTCCTGTCAGAAGCTGAATTCGAGCAATTTCCTTTTGAAAAAGTTCATTGATTTCATCGCGGACTATCAGCAATTTTACAGAACGGATACTATCACTCAGGATAATCGGGGAAAGAATTGCAGTAAGGATTGTTTTTTCAGCAGATTTCACTGCTGATGAAATCATCTTTCTGATATCAGTCATTTTTTCAATGAGATTCTGCATTTGAGCGAATATCGCTGAATCATCTGCTACCCTGAAGAAGGCTTTAACGCCTGCTTTCTCTCTTCTGATGATTCCTGACTCAGTCAGGTTGGCCAGTTCGCGCTGAACCCCGCCACGTCCCGTCTGCAGGATTGCCACGAGTTCAAGAAGATAAAACGATCTGTCAGGATTAAGAAAGAACAGACAGAGGAGTTCCCTTCTGATCTTACCGAACAGCGCTTCTCCAGAGTTTACAATATTTGTACTCATAGTGGGTATCTTCATGATTGTAAGTACTTTGTCAAGTGCAAAGATCAGAAATACTCAGATTACGCCCAGTCTATGCCCAACCACTTTAAACGCAGATACACATTGATCAATCTGTTCAGAAGTGTGTGCAGCTGAAAGCTGTACTCTTATTCGGGCCTTCCCTCTGGGCACTACCGGGTAGAAAAAACCTATGGCGTAAATACCTGATTCAAGGAGTTCATCAGCAAACTTCTGAGCCAGCGCGGCATCATTGGGCAGATGACCGAACATCACTGGTACAATGGGATGATCTCCCTTCACTATTCGGAAACCGGCTTCTGTCATCATTTTTCTGAATCGTCTCTGATTATCGCGCAGTCTGTCTCTTTCAACACTCGATTCTTCTATCAGATCCAGAACGGCAAGTGTGGTTCCCGCAACTACGGGAGCTACGGTATTTGAAAACAGGTATGGTCTGGACCGCTGTCTTAGCATTTCCACCACTTCAGCCGGCCCGGATACGAAACCTCCGGAAGCACCTCCGAGTGCTTTTCCGAAAGTGGATGTCACGATGTCCACTCTTTCAATCACTCCGTGATACTCCGGTGTCCCCCTTCCGTTCTCACCTACGAATCCTGTAGCGTGTGAATCATCCACTATCAGAAGCGCATCATACTTCTCAGCCAGGTCACATATTCCGGGAAGAGGAGCAATTTCACCATCCATCGAGAATACTCCATCGGTAACGATCGCTTTGACTCTTGCTCCCCGAGCGTGGATGAGAACAGCTTCAAGATCCTCAAGATCAACATGACTGTATCGATATCTTTTTGCCTTGCACAATCTTATACCATCAATTATCGATGCGTGATTCAATTGATCGGAAATGATCGCATCCTCATCGGTCAGCAGAGGTTCGAATAACCCTCCATTGGCATCGAAGCAGCTTGAATAGAGTATCGCATCCTCTTTGGATAGAAAGACAGCTATCTTCTCTTCGAGTTCCCGGTGAATATCCTGGGTACCGCAGATAAACCGCACAGAAGAAAGGCCAAAACCTCTCAATTTCAGTATTTCGCATGCTCTGTCAACCAGCCTCTGATCACCTGAAAGACCAAGATAGTTATTTGAACAGAAATTGAGTACTTCTCCGGAATTGAATACATTAACAACAGTCCCCTGTCTTGTCGTAATGACCCTTTCTCTCTTGAACATCCCGCTCTTCTCGGTCTTTTCCAGATTTGACCTGAGGATGCCGCATAACCTGTTTGAGTACATTCCGAACCTCTTAATCAGTAAATTTAGAACAGATGAATTCTACCGTTACCGGGAATATATAAACTAAAAAAGAAACCGGAAAAATCCTGCTGAAATTTGCGGGTTAACCCGCACATTTTGCCAGCATTCGTTTCGAAGCGTCGCAGATAGTTGTGTATACGAGGCTTGCGAATACAGACTCCACAGGCGTACTTAGATAGTACGTCGAGGACGGATGTATGAGCATAACGACGTAGACGCAGCTTTATGCGTCGCTGTAGTAGAATTCTGGTGAAATTTGCGGGTAAATCATCTATTGCGATCGAATGCATATCCATCGGGCGGGAAAGTAACATCGCACTTCGAACATAGTGCTTTGAATTCAACAATCTCACGGCGGGTCATGATACTGTTCCTGATGGAATAGGACTGTATCCTGCCCAGCTTATCTGCAAGATTTCTTGATCCTGTTTTCAGAGCTTTCTTCATCTCGTTGTTCAGGTCAAGTTTTCCGTACGCGGTGGCCAGTGAACTGTAGTACAGGGCAATCTCTATTTCAGAGTTGTCCTGCGAAGATTCGATGATCTGCCTGAAACATTCCACAGATTGATTGAGTGATTCAGCATCAGTATCCGGAGAGGACATATAGACCAATCCTTTTACAAACAGGATACTGTCTTCCGTGCCGGAACTGAACGAACCCTCATCGTTAAGTAATCTCAGTATTTCCTTTGCGCTCTCAAACTTCTCGGTTTTCATGCATATTTGAACTATCATCAGCTTGCATTCCGCTCTTATCTCATCACAGTGGAGTCTGGTAAATACTTCTATCGCTTCTTCGAAATACAACCTTGACTTCTCAAATCTCCCTTCGAGCCAGTAAAGATTCCCCAGACCATAACTTCCATATCCGAAACCCAGCTCGTTTTCAATATCGTCATTTATCTCAAGATACTTATCGTAGTACTCTCTCGCGAGATCAAGCATATTGATGCTCTGGTAGTATTCAGCGATATTGTAATTGGCGATGGCCAGACCAAGTCTGTCATCCAGGATCAGATTGATCCTGATAACCTCTTCCATAGTATTGAGGCTCTTCGCATACTCTCCCTGACGTAGATAGATCCCGTGCATGTTATTCAGAACGGTAGCCTCACCGGGCAGGTCTTCTGTCTTCCTGTAGATATCAAGTGCCTTGCTGTAAATTCCGAGAGCTCTGTCGATAGAACCGATCTCCGAGATTATGTCAGCTCTCCTGGTATAGTACTGAGCCATAATATCATCCTGTATATCCCTGCTGGATTCTTTCAGCAGTTCCGCTACCCTGTCCAGATTGGATAAAGCCTCAGGATACTGCCCCTTGAGCCTGCAAATGAATGATGTTTCTATCAGTGCTTCGATAAATATCCTGAGGGCTACTATATCCTTCAATCCGCTTTCCTGACATAATTCCGTTGCTAGCCCGAAACTATCTAGAGTTTCCGGATACCTGCTGCTGTTGAGGTAATTCTTTCCAAGCCTTAAATGCACTGCTGCCAGTTCCACAGGCTTCTTCGATAGTTCCAGAGCCTGCTTAAGATGCTCATCAGCCATATCAATATTTCCTGTGATTGAGAAAATTTCTCCAAGATTGATATGAACTTTGAACATCAGTTCAGCATCGTTCTCTTTTTCATCTGTTCTTTCAATGAAAACGGAGTACCAGGCGATGGCATCTCTGTTAGCTCCCCTTGAGAAAGCCTGTTCAGCTGCAAGGAAAGCAAATCTGCCGGCATTGGAGTCATCCTGACTTCTCGCATAATGATAGGCTACCGTCGTCAGCAGATCCTCCTTACCGGAATTGTAAAACTCCTCGAAATAGCCGGCAATCCTCTGGTTGTAAGTAAGTCTCAGAGAATCAGGAAGCTCGGAGGAAAGAAAATCCCTTACAGCTCCATGCGTGAACCTGAAACTGATCTCACTTTTCCCTTCCCGAACTTCTTCTATCAGCCCGGCCTTTATACATTTATCAAGACCCCTGGCAAGTACCACCTGATCATTTCCGGTCAAACCTTCGAGCAACGCCAGGTTGAAATGATCAGGGGAAAGGGATGCGATCTTCAGAAGATCCCTTGCTTCATCACTGATATTGGATAATTTCGATGTGATTATCTGCCCCAGGCTCTCAGGTATCGCTATATCATCCGGAATATTGTAAATCTTCTCTCCTGACCTGTCGGCAGTGATATAGCCTGAATCAATGCACGCAATAAGCAATTCGCGCAAGAACAGAGGATTTCCTCCACTTTGTGATATCAGGAAATCCTGTGCTTCCTTTGGGATATTCGGATCCTTCAAAGAAAAAAGAAGAAGATTGCGAGTTTCCTCCATCGTCAGTTTGGGAATATCCAGAACCAGAAGAGGAATTGATGATCTGATTGCAGCGAGTCTCTTGAACCGTGTTTCAGATTCTTTATCTTTGCGCATCTGACAAAGATAGAATACATGTGCATCGGGAGTATTTCTCGCAACAAAGGAAAGAATCCCGATATCCTGCTCCGAAGCCCACTGAAGATTATCCAGTATGAACATAAGCGGTCTCATCGTTGAAATGGCTGAAATGAGTACAGCAATATCCCGAAATATCCGAAAACGCAGTCTCTCCTCACGGAAATATATCGTATCATCGATGATTGACGCTTCAAACTCCGGGAAAAGCTCCAGCGTGGCAGGATGGACAGGCTCTATCTGCCTGCGGATTACATCCATCTCACGATCTGACAGTTCGGAAATGGCATCTTTCAGAGGCTCAACGAGAAGCGAATAGGGCTGACGTCGGATGTGCTCCATGGCGGAATATTTCACGACAAGCATCTTCATGAAGCTGCAGTAGTTCAGCAGCTCATCGACCAGTCTGCTTTTCCCCACTCCCGCCTCGCCGGTAATCACGGCAAAGCGGCTTGTTTCCGTGACTGATTCCTCGACCATCTGACGGAGCTTCTGGAGTTCAGGTCGGCGACCGACCATATGGGCTGAACTGATCTCAGGAGCTTCTGTGTCCAGAAGGTCTTCCGTGAAAAAGAAAACTCTTCCTCTTCCGGCTTCCTTCGCCCGGTAAAGAGCTTTGTCAGAACGGGAGACAAGTTCCAGAATGGAACCGTCAGACTCCCTGCTCTGACTAACGCCAATTGAAAGACTTATATGAAGTCCTGATGGGAAACTCATCCTTCCCGCTTCGTATATCAACCTCTGAGCAAGATCCAGAGCTCCTTCTCCAGCAGTATCCGGAAGGATTATCATGAATTCATCACCACCGAACCTGATCGCGGTATCGGTTTTCTTGAGATTAACCTGGATAGTCAGCGCCAGTTGATGCAGGACTCTGTCACCTGAAAGATGGCCATAAATATCGTTGATCAGTTTGAAGTGATCAATATCAAGCATTAAAAGAGACCACGCTCTGTCTTTCCGCAGATATTCATCTTTGATTCCATCCAGATAGGATCTGTCATGCAGACCTGTCAGGGGATCAATTCCTATCCTGTTACCGTTGTCGGAATCAGTCTTTTCCATATTGATAAGTAACTAACAGAGAAGTCTCTTCGTGTCCAGTATTATGTAGTCGGGATCAATCCAGAAACCTGAAATACTCTTCTCTGCACATTCTCTCGATTGAAAGCAGGTTCCGAAAGGCGCCATTGAAATCATCCAATGATACCGTGAAAAGCCCATGACCCCATACTATTACACCTCGACTACCCTCCATGGCCGATGGAAGCGTATTGCACAGACCATAAGGACCTGTCCCGACTTCACCCGGAACGATGGGAACATCACGTATGAAGCGCTCTTCAGGGCAACGGATGTGACACGATCCTCTTGAAGCACAGTTTTCCCTGCGACAGTCCATTGACATTATTACAGAGAATTTTGGATGACCGTGAAGTATCGCGTTCATACCTGTATGCCGAAGAATACCCATGTGAGCAGAAAACTCACTGGAAGCCGTGATACTTGTGCAGGCCGATCCATTCAGTGGACACGGATCAATACAACCTTCCAGTTCATCCAGAGAAGAGGTTGTCTGACTAATGAACAGAGTATCACCCCGTCTCAGAGAGACATTCCCGAAGAAGGAATCAACAAGTCTGTGCTCTACTGTAAGCCTGCCGGCCTGTGCAACTGCTCTGTAAACATTCTCTTTGTTCCGGAAAGGTCCAGTCATAAGTAAGGGAGGTTTATCCGGGTATCTATCAAGATTGTTAAGAGCAACCCTGAATACCCTCTCCTGCTCGATCGAAACTTCACCTCTTCTGCTGTCCCGAAGGTAATCTGAAAAGAATTTCACGAAGCATGCGAAACAGACCGAACTATAGAATATGAAAGCCTGTTCGGGACTTACAGTGCCCCATGTAATTATTCCCTTTCCCTTTATGATTACACTCTTTCGCTTCCTGAGTTTCTCAATTATCATGTCTGAACTGAAATCGCGAATTACAGGAAGGTCATGCAGGAAGGTTCGCGTTTCAGAATCTTCAGGCTGAATGGAATTCACATCTCCTGATGCCAGAAAATCAATGATTGAGCGGTATGGTTCAGCCGGAAGAGAGAAAAGCAGGGAGTTTATACTCAATCCGCTGAATACTCTCTCAAGTACAGGGATTGCGGAATCTTCCCTGTTCCATTCCAGCTCAGCATCAA
This portion of the Candidatus Aegiribacteria sp. genome encodes:
- the kbl gene encoding glycine C-acetyltransferase; this encodes MYSNRLCGILRSNLEKTEKSGMFKRERVITTRQGTVVNVFNSGEVLNFCSNNYLGLSGDQRLVDRACEILKLRGFGLSSVRFICGTQDIHRELEEKIAVFLSKEDAILYSSCFDANGGLFEPLLTDEDAIISDQLNHASIIDGIRLCKAKRYRYSHVDLEDLEAVLIHARGARVKAIVTDGVFSMDGEIAPLPGICDLAEKYDALLIVDDSHATGFVGENGRGTPEYHGVIERVDIVTSTFGKALGGASGGFVSGPAEVVEMLRQRSRPYLFSNTVAPVVAGTTLAVLDLIEESSVERDRLRDNQRRFRKMMTEAGFRIVKGDHPIVPVMFGHLPNDAALAQKFADELLESGIYAIGFFYPVVPRGKARIRVQLSAAHTSEQIDQCVSAFKVVGHRLGVI
- a CDS encoding diguanylate cyclase, translating into MEKTDSDNGNRIGIDPLTGLHDRSYLDGIKDEYLRKDRAWSLLMLDIDHFKLINDIYGHLSGDRVLHQLALTIQVNLKKTDTAIRFGGDEFMIILPDTAGEGALDLAQRLIYEAGRMSFPSGLHISLSIGVSQSRESDGSILELVSRSDKALYRAKEAGRGRVFFFTEDLLDTEAPEISSAHMVGRRPELQKLRQMVEESVTETSRFAVITGEAGVGKSRLVDELLNYCSFMKMLVVKYSAMEHIRRQPYSLLVEPLKDAISELSDREMDVIRRQIEPVHPATLELFPEFEASIIDDTIYFREERLRFRIFRDIAVLISAISTMRPLMFILDNLQWASEQDIGILSFVARNTPDAHVFYLCQMRKDKESETRFKRLAAIRSSIPLLVLDIPKLTMEETRNLLLFSLKDPNIPKEAQDFLISQSGGNPLFLRELLIACIDSGYITADRSGEKIYNIPDDIAIPESLGQIITSKLSNISDEARDLLKIASLSPDHFNLALLEGLTGNDQVVLARGLDKCIKAGLIEEVREGKSEISFRFTHGAVRDFLSSELPDSLRLTYNQRIAGYFEEFYNSGKEDLLTTVAYHYARSQDDSNAGRFAFLAAEQAFSRGANRDAIAWYSVFIERTDEKENDAELMFKVHINLGEIFSITGNIDMADEHLKQALELSKKPVELAAVHLRLGKNYLNSSRYPETLDSFGLATELCQESGLKDIVALRIFIEALIETSFICRLKGQYPEALSNLDRVAELLKESSRDIQDDIMAQYYTRRADIISEIGSIDRALGIYSKALDIYRKTEDLPGEATVLNNMHGIYLRQGEYAKSLNTMEEVIRINLILDDRLGLAIANYNIAEYYQSINMLDLAREYYDKYLEINDDIENELGFGYGSYGLGNLYWLEGRFEKSRLYFEEAIEVFTRLHCDEIRAECKLMIVQICMKTEKFESAKEILRLLNDEGSFSSGTEDSILFVKGLVYMSSPDTDAESLNQSVECFRQIIESSQDNSEIEIALYYSSLATAYGKLDLNNEMKKALKTGSRNLADKLGRIQSYSIRNSIMTRREIVEFKALCSKCDVTFPPDGYAFDRNR
- a CDS encoding class II aldolase/adducin family protein, with the translated sequence MKRLLEKYSAKMVSAGLAETGFPLLGGLDAELEWNREDSAIPVLERVFSGLSINSLLFSLPAEPYRSIIDFLASGDVNSIQPEDSETRTFLHDLPVIRDFSSDMIIEKLRKRKSVIIKGKGIITWGTVSPEQAFIFYSSVCFACFVKFFSDYLRDSRRGEVSIEQERVFRVALNNLDRYPDKPPLLMTGPFRNKENVYRAVAQAGRLTVEHRLVDSFFGNVSLRRGDTLFISQTTSSLDELEGCIDPCPLNGSACTSITASSEFSAHMGILRHTGMNAILHGHPKFSVIMSMDCRRENCASRGSCHIRCPEERFIRDVPIVPGEVGTGPYGLCNTLPSAMEGSRGVIVWGHGLFTVSLDDFNGAFRNLLSIERMCREEYFRFLD